From Antedon mediterranea chromosome 9, ecAntMedi1.1, whole genome shotgun sequence, a single genomic window includes:
- the LOC140059421 gene encoding uncharacterized protein isoform X2: MSPAYKKLQNIKFDNIFDFIFKLEQGCELEEENPDTITKFAKCLSENASKILLGTSEPATSQSGTSQSGTSQPGRPTSTESPNTTRDRGVEDEPDNAAVATSTTPMEH, from the exons ATGTCTCCTGCCTACAAGAAGctccaaaatataaaatttgacaatatttttgatttcatttttaaacttGAGCAAGGTTGTGAACTGGAGGAGGAGAACCCAGACACAATAACAAAGTTTGCAAAATGTCTGTCAGAAAATGCTTCAAAAATACTTCTcg GTACATCGGAGCCAGCTACATCGCAGTCAGGTACATCGCAGTCGGGTACATCGCAGCCAGGTAGGCCTACGTCTACGGAATCTCCAAATACTACTAGAGACAGAGGCGTAGaag ATGAGCCTGATAACGCAGCTGTTGCCACAAGTACTACACCTATG GAACACTGA
- the LOC140059421 gene encoding uncharacterized protein isoform X1: MSPAYKKLQNIKFDNIFDFIFKLEQGCELEEENPDTITKFAKCLSENASKILLGTSEPATSQSGTSQSGTSQPGRPTSTESPNTTRDRGVEDEPDNAAVATSTTPMVIHDRYN; encoded by the exons ATGTCTCCTGCCTACAAGAAGctccaaaatataaaatttgacaatatttttgatttcatttttaaacttGAGCAAGGTTGTGAACTGGAGGAGGAGAACCCAGACACAATAACAAAGTTTGCAAAATGTCTGTCAGAAAATGCTTCAAAAATACTTCTcg GTACATCGGAGCCAGCTACATCGCAGTCAGGTACATCGCAGTCGGGTACATCGCAGCCAGGTAGGCCTACGTCTACGGAATCTCCAAATACTACTAGAGACAGAGGCGTAGaag ATGAGCCTGATAACGCAGCTGTTGCCACAAGTACTACACCTATGGTAATACACGATAGGTATAACTAA